The Drosophila gunungcola strain Sukarami chromosome 2R unlocalized genomic scaffold, Dgunungcola_SK_2 000006F, whole genome shotgun sequence sequence AATGTGTGCCAAGTATTATTGCAGGTGCCAGGTGCCTATCTGAGCACACacgtgtgtctgtgtgtgtgtgtgtgtgcgattgTGTGTGCCAGCTCTCCGCCGAAATTGCCCAAGGAGCTGCTCCTTGAGGTGTTCACCACGCCAGGACTGGCATAAAATTAGCAcaataaaaacacataaatGCGGCACAAAAACATGAAAATCCACTTGTTATAATTTAATCGAGTTGATAGAATTTTTACGACACCCTTCTCCAGGTATACGTTTGTGTGTGTCTTGCGCGGAGCTTTGCTTAAAATGTGggacaaaataaaagttttaatcacACGTCGCCATTTTATTGCTGGCCATGAAGATAGCAAATGCATTACGAACCTTACTTGGGATAAGCTTTAGTTTAAACGTTAAGTGCACAatactaagaaaaaaaattactttggGTTTATGGACACAGGACAAcgcaaattaatttaaggtgaaacaaaaactattttcggTAAAAGAAAAGAcgaaaatttgtaaatgtttgCGGTCACCaaagaatttttcttttaagaaaatttttattttagcctTAGTTTTTAACGTAACCACTTTTGAATATCTTTTGcgattaatattaaatatattaaatattattttccaagTGTTAATTGActctaattatttttgaagaaaataaaacatttggtAATGCAAAAAATTCAAGTATCAACATTTGTGAAATATTTCAATTCCAAGTGTAAATTTACTCCAAACAATTgggaagaaaataaaatagttgataaaaatgaaaactacAACTAAGCTGGGGCTTGAACTGCATCTTCGTTATCCGGAGCACTAACCAAGGAGTGGGTGGCCAAGGATTCGGCCTTGCTCTCCCGCCGGGCCTGCAATAGGGTGGCCCGCTTGTTGATCGAGTCCTCCGTGTTGCACATCATGCAGGTCTCGATGAAGAATATCAGTTCCCGAGTTTTGAGGTGTTCGGCGATGGGCAGGGCATCGTCCAGAGCCTCCCTAGTCTGTTCCAACTTGTGCAGAATGGCATTTGCCTTGACTATTTGCACAACGCTGAGAAACTTCCATAGATTGCTATTGCAGTTCTTGCTCTCTATGGATTAATTTcgaaataatatatattttaagcttGAGTAAAAATTGTGTGAATATGATTtgtcaattttataatttatatgtaaaaGATTTCTGTTGCATACCTTTAATAGCCTTGCGAGCGTTGAAAGCACACTCAGAATGTCGTCCTTGATCTAAATACGACTGCGAGATCTGGTGCAACAAATAACACTTTTCGATAGAATATTTGGCAAAAATCATTCGATGTTCCAGGCGTGCAGTTAACCGCCTGTGAAGTTTGGGGACATTCATGGAGCCTGTGTTGCTGTGTTTAACaaccaattttaaacttaCTTAGCTCTTAAAGTGGCGGGATCGTTACCCTCAGGCTCCGGTTGTCGATCTCCAAAAGTCAGCGATACGAAATCCTTTATCCGTTCCACTGGCAGACGCAGCAACCTAAGTATGGCGTTACTTCCTTGGGAAGTGAAGCCCTTTGGCACTCGGAGTTGTTCGGACAGAGCCAATGCCATTGTATTGTACACCTCGTTAAGGAACTCAAACTTCCAGCACATCACACGGGCCGTTTTCAATACCACATAGGTGCCCATCAGCTCCTCAACAAATTTGGCCAATTCCTGTGGgattattaaacaattaattgttttcaaaataaatttaaaaaattaaattaaaaattcgattttaaaaacacaacattttttcaagTTGATTTTGATCTTGCTAATGTAAAGGAATAAACCAAATATGAAACCCCTTTTCCCCACAACCAAAGGATTTAAAAAAGGGTTAATCCTTTTAAAGGTAAATATGAGTACCGGTTCCCGACTCACCGACACCTTCTTGGCCTTGCGAAGAGCACGAATTCGCTTGAGGGCATGGTTCATGTTCCGATGTGTCTGATACTGTACGCGGAACAGGTAAGCCTCTCGATATCTGTCGGACATGGCCTTATTGTTGTACTTCAGGTAATTGACCAGGTAGAGTGGGCATCGGGATTGCAGCATTTTCTGCAGACAGGAAAACGCAAGGATTAAAATCGACAGCTGGAAACTGCAGGTTGATCCTGACTTACCATAAACTTGCGAACGATCTCGTATTGTTTGCTAGAGAGATTTTGCAGGAAGTAGGACGACTCCTTGCACTGGGGCAGCAGAAGGTTGGGATTCTTGCAGAGCATCTTCATGAAGAGCACGTCGATCCAGGAGTCGTTGATGTACGACTGGTGGTAGATGTTAAAGGCCCTCTTCCTCCGGGCAATCTCCATCGGCGACAGCATCTCTTCCGGGACCTCCGGAATACTCTGTACATCGCACTTGCCCTGCTCCTTCAGAACCTTCCACAGGGGTCGACTGTCAACCCTTTCCTTTTCCTTGATCAGGTCGTGCACAATGTTCACAGTCTTTAGGTTCTTCGTGAAGAAAGCTGACATGGCTTCACCAGTTACATCTTTGATCACTCCATCCACCTAGTTGAAAGATTTAAGACTTAAATAGGATCCAATAAGAAATATGAATGCTAAAATCACAACCAAAGAAGTATTTGCCACTTATTAAagctacaaaatatttaaatgcaagaAAAGAATCTAACTTCGTCCAGCCCACGTTTATATAGTGATCCTGATTAAGAATAATAACACTATATGGCcggaaatgtcttcttcactgcgttgcaaacctTTAATGGGaacaattgttaaatttaaaaccataCTCAGATCTTTTTcggttgttttttattttttttaagtgattaTGCTCATTTTTGTACTTAAAACTCACCACCAGTTGACGCTGAACGAAGCTTTTTCTCTTGTTGCCAATAAAAACTCTCATGTTATTGTGCATTTCGGCTTTGCTGTTTTCAAACTGATTCAGTTCGTACAGCACATCACAAATGTCCAGATTGATGATGGCCTTCTCTTCGCCGTCCACCTTAAGAGCGAGCTCTGTAAAAACCCAACAGATTCAAACATAATAAAATCACAAGAACAAAAAACcaatacaataattaaaaaaaaaaaaactaagtttGAGAGGCTTATAtcacaaattttttaataagtgaATTTAGATATTAATATGataattgtaaattattttcaatgaaaTCTTAGtcctaataatattttgaaacatttgTTCACCAGTTGCAAcacatcaaaataaaaacaaaacaaaaaatgaccTTTGGTAGCCATGTAATCCCCTCCAAATACTTACTGGCAGCATCCCGGCTGTCGGCCAGAGCTCCTAGCATCTGGGCAGCCTTCCTCTTGCTCTGACATCGCTTATACAGGGTCATGTGATCCATGGGCTCCAGGGCAAGGGCTTTGTTCAAATAGTGCAACGCGAAGTTCTCCCGGCGGCGACGTGAATAGTAGGTGCCCCAGTCCCTGTAAATATCGTGGAGCACCTCGTCCGACCAGTCTATCTTCATCCATATCGGGACAGCCTCGTCCAAACTCGCCTTTGGCACCTCCACGATAGACGCCATTTTGTCTTGTTTTATTGGTCCCCTAAATTAGCCTATTTTTTAGAtaactaatattaaaaaattaccaaatATGAAATGAATAAGACTTACCTGAATCTTATTGTTCTGCGCTGTTAGCGCTGTTAAACTGGGATGTgtgcaaaatattattaaaattgggaTGACAAGTTGTactacaaatttaacaaaggTTAAGACACAAGTGAGTGGTATAGAATGTGATGGAATGAAAGGGTGAAAtagatttgttaaaaaaacataaaatcaaaGGTAAGCTgattcatttatttaacaggtcattgtttctttttttccacgaatcatttaaaaaacggacctcaaacattttatttaatattttgacaaaagtTTTCAGCTTTATTTAGCCAACTGTTTGTATACCTGGCCACAACTTATGGGGGCCCCATATTATTACTGTGGGCCTTCGTGTGCGGCAAATGGATGTGGCAAGTGAAGGGGCGTTTCCTCTTCAACTTCGAATTCTGTCACACTTCTAATAAGCGCTTAAAAGCCACGCAAGGCTTTCCAAAACCTGTGATTAAATGGGAAAGCCAGGGGAAAGCTGGCGGAAAGTCGGGAAATTTGACCGCAAGGCGAGTGACAGAAGTGGCACACAGGCCACCCGATAATTGTGCATGCCCAGTGGCAGCCGAGCGAAAGAAATCACTTAAAAACTCGCACACACCACACGGCCACCTATAAATTATGCTTCACACCCAGTTCAAATAGAAGTTGTAGcaatgaaattaaagccaCCACAATAGGCAGTGATAAGTGCTGGACGACGACGTGGGGGAAACTCAACGCGATCATAAATCTAATgtgtaat is a genomic window containing:
- the LOC128255108 gene encoding uncharacterized protein LOC128255108, encoding MASIVEVPKASLDEAVPIWMKIDWSDEVLHDIYRDWGTYYSRRRRENFALHYLNKALALEPMDHMTLYKRCQSKRKAAQMLGALADSRDAAKLALKVDGEEKAIINLDICDVLYELNQFENSKAEMHNNMRVFIGNKRKSFVQRQLVVDGVIKDVTGEAMSAFFTKNLKTVNIVHDLIKEKERVDSRPLWKVLKEQGKCDVQSIPEVPEEMLSPMEIARRKRAFNIYHQSYINDSWIDVLFMKMLCKNPNLLLPQCKESSYFLQNLSSKQYEIVRKFMKMLQSRCPLYLVNYLKYNNKAMSDRYREAYLFRVQYQTHRNMNHALKRIRALRKAKKVSELAKFVEELMGTYVVLKTARVMCWKFEFLNEVYNTMALALSEQLRVPKGFTSQGSNAILRLLRLPVERIKDFVSLTFGDRQPEPEGNDPATLRAKRLTARLEHRMIFAKYSIEKCYLLHQISQSYLDQGRHSECAFNARKAIKESKNCNSNLWKFLSVVQIVKANAILHKLEQTREALDDALPIAEHLKTRELIFFIETCMMCNTEDSINKRATLLQARRESKAESLATHSLVSAPDNEDAVQAPA